A window from Candidatus Delongbacteria bacterium encodes these proteins:
- a CDS encoding T9SS type A sorting domain-containing protein, translating into MLKRSLLLLSSALLIAPLAWSTCLESSPHEWLQGRQFNHAAIPASRSNPASALDEVPDNQFFSLGFYPQGHLTLALEQPAATGLITIWETTWRNGSYCLETAAVEVAAHEGGPWVLVGVADNDRGAGADFHLNEFSFDAAALGFCVQYVRLSETSDLTEIAQRCNTGDGFDVDAVCVSGTACPDPGEVEAHETPAAVQLRGNWPNPFNPVTRVHFSLSETGPARLEVFDLTGRRVATLVDGLRAAGEHQATFDASRLPSGIYLARLQAGNQQECRKMTLLK; encoded by the coding sequence ATGCTGAAGCGTTCCCTGTTGCTCCTGAGCTCGGCCCTGCTGATCGCGCCCCTGGCCTGGTCGACGTGCCTGGAATCCAGCCCCCACGAGTGGCTGCAGGGCCGGCAGTTCAACCACGCCGCCATTCCGGCCAGCCGCAGCAATCCGGCGTCCGCCCTGGACGAGGTGCCCGACAACCAGTTCTTCAGCCTGGGATTCTATCCGCAAGGCCATCTGACGCTGGCGCTGGAGCAACCGGCGGCGACGGGATTGATCACCATCTGGGAGACCACCTGGCGCAACGGGAGCTATTGCCTGGAGACCGCGGCCGTCGAAGTGGCGGCCCACGAGGGAGGGCCTTGGGTATTGGTGGGCGTGGCGGACAACGATCGCGGCGCCGGGGCGGATTTCCACCTGAACGAGTTCAGCTTCGACGCGGCCGCGCTGGGGTTCTGCGTCCAGTACGTCCGGCTGTCGGAGACCTCGGACCTGACTGAGATCGCCCAGCGCTGCAACACGGGGGACGGCTTCGACGTGGATGCAGTCTGCGTGAGCGGCACGGCCTGCCCGGATCCGGGAGAGGTGGAAGCGCACGAGACACCCGCCGCCGTGCAGCTGCGGGGCAACTGGCCCAATCCCTTCAACCCCGTGACCCGCGTGCACTTCAGCCTGTCCGAGACCGGGCCGGCCCGGTTGGAGGTCTTCGATTTGACGGGACGGCGCGTGGCCACACTGGTGGACGGCCTGCGGGCGGCCGGCGAGCACCAGGCCACCTTCGACGCCTCCCGCCTGCCCTCGGGCATCTACCTGGCCCGGCTGCAGGCCGGCAACCAGCAGGAGTGCCGCAAGATGACCCTGCTGAAGTAA
- a CDS encoding OsmC family protein, translating to MAQMSVSFPGGKRVDAEYNGFTIRTDQSPRGGGEGSAPQPFDLFLASIATCAGIYVKGFCDSRNIDTQGLSVEMEIVPDPVGHRIGKLELNIVLPASFPARFKDAVIRSAELCAVKQHLHNPPEIVTRATLSA from the coding sequence ATGGCACAGATGAGCGTGAGCTTCCCCGGCGGCAAGCGCGTGGACGCGGAGTACAACGGCTTCACCATCCGGACGGACCAGTCCCCGCGCGGCGGGGGCGAGGGCAGCGCGCCGCAGCCCTTCGACCTCTTCCTGGCCTCCATCGCCACCTGCGCGGGCATCTACGTCAAGGGCTTCTGCGATTCGCGCAACATCGACACCCAGGGGCTGAGCGTGGAGATGGAGATCGTGCCGGATCCGGTGGGCCACCGCATCGGCAAGCTGGAGCTGAACATCGTGCTGCCGGCCAGCTTCCCGGCCCGCTTCAAGGACGCCGTGATCCGCTCCGCCGAGCTCTGTGCGGTCAAGCAGCACCTGCACAATCCGCCGGAGATCGTGACGCGCGCCACCTTGTCGGCTTGA
- a CDS encoding metal-dependent transcriptional regulator gives MSPEPALNLSSSQEMYLKTIFLLCEEQKVARVKDIAANLNVTMSSVNGAIKGLTDRGYCRHSRYGYVDLTEEGREAALAVLDKYQVLTRFLHEILGVDRKTADADACEMEHIVSPQTLDRIGTFLEFIDHCGKDASSWIQHYQTFLGGRLNGEGCPDCEL, from the coding sequence ATGAGTCCCGAACCCGCCCTGAATCTCAGTTCCAGCCAGGAGATGTACCTGAAGACCATCTTCCTGCTTTGCGAGGAACAAAAAGTGGCGCGCGTCAAGGACATCGCCGCCAACCTCAACGTCACCATGTCCAGCGTCAACGGCGCCATCAAGGGGTTGACGGACCGCGGCTATTGCCGGCACAGCCGCTACGGCTACGTGGATTTGACCGAGGAAGGGCGCGAGGCGGCCCTGGCCGTGCTGGACAAGTACCAGGTGCTGACCCGCTTCCTGCACGAGATCCTGGGCGTGGACCGCAAGACGGCCGACGCCGACGCTTGCGAAATGGAGCACATCGTCTCGCCCCAGACCCTGGACCGCATCGGCACCTTCCTGGAGTTCATCGACCACTGCGGCAAGGACGCCAGCAGCTGGATCCAGCACTACCAGACCTTCCTGGGCGGCCGGTTGAACGGCGAAGGTTGCCCGGACTGCGAGCTGTAG